The DNA region ggcaaatggggtttttttagtggtaaacgcgcaaacttgagtcttctgggggttaaattggacaaggttcaacttaccccattccgcgaccttctcgagagaggactcgatagaagacacaagtttctcccggcactggtcgacgttttcccgagagagacctgcatggcccgtgtatacggcatcaccagtgctgtcgtctgcatagcaatgcatgttggcggtgtccaacatatcattgatatgcagaagaaacagcgtgggagatagcacacagccttggggcactccagcgttcacgggcttgggattcgagcaattaccgtcgataacgacctgtatgctgcgcccagtgaggaagctggaggtccacttgcataagctctcgggaagcccaaatgatggaagttttgcgaggagcgccttgtgccatacacgatcaaaggccttcgctatatccagaccaactgccaggccttcccccttgctttcaatagccgccgcccatctatgtgttaggtataccagaagatcgccagttgaccgaccatggcaaaagccgtactgccggtcgttgatcaactggtgaccctcaaggtataccaagagctggcggttaattatgctctccatgattttggagagtagggaggtaatagcaataggcctgtagtttgccggatccgaactgactcctttttttgggatcggatggacaagggctgacttccatgaatcagggactacgccttttgaataagagtgccggaataaacgcgttagcaccggcgtcaactcaggggcacacattctaagcacgattggagaaatgccatccggcccgctcgacttcctgacgtccaacgaaaacagagctcgcctaacagttttctgtcggaactgtacttcaggcatggagctctgacaccgcaggatggtcggcggtgtttttccgttgtcgtcaagagtcgagttggaggcaaaaagagtgcacaggagatcagctttctcttttgccgtatgggccagggtgtcattcctcatgtgcaacggcggcatggacggctggttgaagttaccaagagcagctttcgacaacgaccagaacttgcgtcttccggtcgggtaactggaaagctactcgtcaattttgacgacgtgcttcgatttcgcacgggcgatttgccgcttaaaaaatctggaggcacggttatatttcctcttcagaactttgcagttcggatcctttgagcccagcgccgcaacccaagttcgatacgcctgttttttgcagtcagatgctgctttaactgacgcatcgaaccagggctgtgatctgccaccgatcggtactacagagcttggtataaaaatatccatgccctgcagtatcacatcggctactgcaacggcgcaggcactaggatcatccgaagggaaacaaaccctgccccaagggtaggatgcaaaaaaggaacgcatcctatcccaatctgctgacttgtagtgccaaacgcggtgggtcgctggtggtctgcggcgttggcgtcggataggcgttccgagaggggcgtcgacagagacccggtaaccatcgggatgtgtagtcagcagaagatctaataaggacggcatgtggctatccacatccgggagccgcgtcggcgactcaaccaattgggacagaccatacgccaatgcaaaattatgcacagatcgccctgcgtagtctgtggtacgtgatccaagccattcggcattgtgcccgttgaaatcacccaagactacgatttcagcggaggggatctgagcaagcacgtcatcaaatgccgcttgaacgcagcccatgaggtgatccgtttctgcgttaccactatgggacctgtagacacacgcatagatgcggatgtggtcctctaaatctacgcggagccagagagtagtttaagttggagtgaattccccggatgttacaaaagtccacattaagcgtggagtggggtgccgtggtgttgctgccctgtttgtcctgtgacatacgcggtactgtgccctccccaaaatacgaggggcagcccgagcgcgaatgctcggggagggattctccggctctataagagccggtaccctcctggggtaatttatctatattttgtttgggggggggggggtaggacggggggaatggcctccggtccgcgacactaacctatgcgaaacatagcggcactaggccgctacttcacgccggtattctgtgcgagtgtggtaagtaacccggacgagtctggcccgattgtgctgacgtcataagacagcagcgtgactctcccactttcaaaaagcccgtagtcgcctcttacgacacccttggacctgggactaccctattcttttgacgtcccggggcagcacagggcgaattataattatttatcgctttatgctcgtcaggaataattatggatatgtcatctgcaaataatacacagctatagtcaaccacatcgggtaaatcattcaaataaattaaagacagtaagggtcccataagaCTTTCTTGAGGAACTctaaatttactaattaaatagggtgacttgtatgtagtcatctccagtttctcatttattttatttatttctacaatttgttgtctatcggctaaataactttcaatccattttagagcagggcctcttataccatatttttcacatttatatattaagatatgatgatcaacaaaatcgaatgcttttgacatatcaaaaaaggTTGATATAACAGATACTTTCTTTTTAATACATGtagttatttcttctattaagtaataagcagccaaagtagttgatttgttagcttgaaatccagtttgttctttttttataatattatgtttatttagaaaatgcattattcttacatacattgttttttccattatctttgagaaaatagatataagagcAATTGGgcgataattattgatatcggttttagtaccctttttgagtaaaggcttaataacagataactttaagctttctggaaagacaccctgtgaaaaggatatattaattaagtaagtatatgagagatattgtgcttgcagtgtttgagtatatgtgtagatatggaatcataacctgttgcctttgtatttttaagagaatttattatctttatacttcgttttcggaacatggagagagaaatatactattattgattgaatttattttgtatttatattgcttattccaattatgattacaatttttagtcaaatcaataaaggaattattaaatgtttttgcaatgtctaatggatttgttatatcaacgtcgttataatgaattaggtcaataaaatttttagctatcatattattgtgactaccttttttctttattatatcccatgtagctttaattttattttttgagttttttatgTATTGATTATTTATGTGTCTCTTAGAGCAGTCAATACAAGACcgtaatattttgctatatttttttaactttatcttactttcacGAGACTTTTATTTGTAGTGATTTAATCTCAACTGTCTTTTCTTAATACAAGCTACCTTAATACCTTTTGATATCCATTTATTATTGCCAACATAACTggacattttcttattatatatgggaaagcaaagatcgtataacaggcagaaaaaatcatgaaaatttttgaaggctGTATTGGCATTTGACTCATTTATTACATCGATCCAATTTAGAGattgtaagtacatattaaatttatatatattctcttgacaataatccctaatttttatagaccaatttttcggtttatttataaatattttcggtAAACTTACTAGTTGGCATGATTCATGATCCGATAGaaaaagtttaattactttGCCTTCTGCTGTAGGAATATTGGTCGCTATTATATCTAGGCAATCTTTGTTTTCGAGTTGGTtccgttatatttatattaatattgaaattacttaatagattttgaaataattttgatatctgatgttcttttaatatatcaatgttAAAGTCTCCggcttatataatatttttattattatttatggttAATTTATGGAGAAGTAGttctaatttttcaaaaaataaagtaatatttgagtttggTGTCCTGTATATACAAACAATGTAGCAATTTATCGCTCTTACTTCAACAGcacaacattcaaatattttttcggtTGAGTATTCAGTACACTGATCGAAAATCTTATAATCTAGAGATTTCtccaataaaatacaactacCTCCTCGTCTTTCATTCAATCTACAAAACGTCGAaacgacatcataattttgcagtaTGAGATTAGATTCTTCTCccctttttataaaagtttcagtAAGACAAATGATACTTATATCTACTTCTATTTCAGACAACGCTAGCTCAATCCATTCTAGCTTATTTAAAACACCAGCAATGTTTTGGTGCAAGAGATACTTTTCCTTACATGGTTTATGGTCGAAAAAAATTAGCTTGTGTATTATTTTCTAGATTAATTGTTTGAGTCGCTTttttacaatagtttttaaCTGACAATATCGTTTTATCAACTTGTGTAGACATTTCTTTTTGGTTTCTAACgcttctatttttgtattttagtttatttaaccaATCCTTGCATACCAAAAATTCCTTTTTATAATGCTGACTTTCTAATTCGTTGCTGATTTTGTTgcaaactttattaatataattatttttagcattataatatccagtataatttacatttgaattcaaatatttacaatttggatattgttgacatatttgttttaaatagttattaataagaatttcgTTAAGATGAGGATTTTTcacaatattcaatattataatatcagtacCTTTTAGGTAGCATAGGAGGGCAGCAGTCTCAGACATAAATACGAACGGATTTCTATCGTGTTCGCCTAGACTAAGAATGAATTGGTCCGTTTGGcaagttttattttgtaacacgaTTCGATTATATTTTCTGTACTGGCTGAAGGTTTTGTTTCTGCTGAGATTTCATATTTTGAAGTCAAATTAAACGTGGAGGCAGAGAGTCGAGAAGCCATACCCACACATTGTTTACCTACAAagataaataaacgttttttcTTTTTCGGTTCATTTTCCCCATGTTGCATGGATGTCAACACACTTTTTTAGGCTTGAAATGATTATCCTAGGGATTTACAATATCAAAATCAATCCTACGTTTAGCTTTTAAAGTTCTAAGTGATGAGAactaattaagtatattaaacattttaaaaaagaaataattttaataactttgaTCTTAATTGTTATATGAAATTAAACAATGtgagtatattataagtattaaattacaaaaataaaagtaagaattaatatgTAGTTAATTAGTTAACAATCTAACACAAACTATTATCTATTGTGgtcgtaattttttataaaactttctttTCCTTTTTGACCTACACGTGTCCTAatcttgttttaaatttttccacAACATGTTACGATTTCTATTTTCATCCAATATTTGCTTATATATCCAGTCGTAAATTTTGTACTTTGAACTTAATAGTTTTATGATTCtctatatttcttttaatgaaaCAGTCTAATTGATTGAAGTCGTGATCTATCATCTGAAGATTATTTTCGGCCATATCCTTGTAGAGGCTATCATAATTTATTGCttcatgttttattttctttttgggttcaatttttaaattcacaataaatttgtttatgatcaCATAAAGGTGAATCTATTATGGCTATATGAAAATCATGTTGAAGTCCCCAAAAATTATTGATCTTTTCTTTTGTTCCAGCTGCATTGAGTAaatttcaaaaaagttttcaatgtTAGTTGAGGGAGGCCTGTAAGCAAGTCCAATATTTAAGCAgcatttttctaaaaataaaaatatttccatcGACATACTTTTCCTCCGTAAGtctataacataaatcattGTGTACATATATTGACACTCCTCCACCAATGCAATCATTAAAGTCATCAAGTTATAAAGATGTGAGTAATTCGGGATTTGCAATATGTTTGCGTCAGCTTCCAATTTTATCCAGGTCTCCGTTAGTAATATCAAATGTATagtatatttaaaagatttaatgATGCATTTTAGTTCCTCTTTTTTACCTTACTTTAATAAACTTCTAACATttgcataataaaatttaagtgaaAAGGATGTCATTAATACATTACCATAATCGTGAGTAATCTGGTAGGTTAGTGGTTCGCTTGTTGGTAGTTCCGATATCAGTTGCCGttttttgaaatcatttttgtaatttttggaattccATTCCAGTATTTAATACTTAAGTCTGTTTCACCACTTTGCTGGCGCTGAGTAAGCTCAcctttcagattttttttaaagatttttgctgTGATGGCGTTTGATCCCAAAAAATACGAATGTTTTTATCTTTCGTCAAAGTACGGTTACGTAATATATAGTTTGCAGGTTCTTGAGAGTCAAAACATAGCTTAATGTTTCGATTTCTACCTGGAATATGTTTACCTAATCGGAAAAATATTTTCGGTTTCGGGCAGTTGTCGTATATACTGGTAATTATTTTGGTAACCTCCTGCATATCATATTTGCATCTGTTTTGCGAATTCTTATCATTTAATTCACATATACCCGCAAGTATGCAGCCGAATGCAGCGATCATGTAGTTTTAAAGTGATGTTTTCAAGACTAAGCGGCAGCGGGTTTACTGAAGAAGATGGGTTGACAGCATTTTAGTATGAATTAAGGTCACTCTCGAGTTGAGTAATTTTAACCTTTATTGTTGAGTTTTGTAGTCTTATATTTTCCAATTCATTTCTTATTGTATGGTGTTCAGTAATTAAACTTTCCATTGCGTTTTTCATTTCTTGAATTTCCTGTTTGATTTCCGACATTTCTTGaaagattttgttattatttttattatgttgcaCACTACAGTCTTGGAATACTGATTGTATATCATTTCGTAATTTATTTAACTCTTCTACAAAAAATGCACCATAATCgtttttatgttatttctttCTTCTTTGGGTTATGTTGTCTTGCTCTCTGGCAGTCCCACATATCTCAAGAGCAGAATCGCTGCCGCTCATGGAATGAGAACTCATTATTAGATAGTGTCGGGCGAAACTGCTTAGTGAGATCaaaaataagatgttgtctctTTTACCCGAGGGGGTGAAGAGAGCGCACAGCCACGGCCGACTTGTTCTGATTAATCGTAAGTGAAACGCACAGCACAGTCCAAAATTAACGTTTTGCACTATCACTTAGGATCGATTGTTAAGGAAGcagttgatttttaaaaattattatttttttaattttgacgtAATTAGTTGTACACGTCTACTCATTACAGCATTAGTCACGTAACTTGTAAGTCAATGCCTAAATGTTttagaatttaatattaatatctaacCGAAAGTAACAttctttatatttctattaatgAATGTAAATAAGCTTACAATAAAATCTTTAAGTGATAAACCGTTAATGTTGTTTGTTTCAGCTATGGAACTAGTTGGCCCTAAAGGAAGGGTATTCATAAGTCTCTTGTTCAATACCATGTTTATACTCGGCGGAGTGTCAGTGACTACTCTATCCTGGTGGCTACAGAGCTGGCGATATCTTCTCCTCGTCATATACATACCAGCTCTCCCAGTTTTCTTCTATCTATGGTCTTTGACAGAGAGCTTCAGATGGTTGTTCAGCAAAGGCCAATTTGAGGAGGGCATCAACGTGCTCAAAAAATGTGAGAAATTTAACAAAGTTACTGTCCCTAAAGACCATTACGACCAAGTTGAGAAACAGGCAATGAAAAAAAGAGATGCTATGAATTATGAAATCTCAGTAACGAACCAGTCAGCTTTGAAACAAATATTCTCATCGGCGCTAATTTGGAAACGATTATTTATATGTTCATTTCTGTGGTCTTCATCGACTTTGGTATACTATGGCCTGTCTATCAACGCAATAGAATTGTCAGGAAATaggtatttgaattatattgtGGTGCTTCTGATTGAGGCCCCGGCGAATGTTTGCAAGTATATCTGTCTGGATCGATTTGGCAGGAAGAAGGTCATTGCTTCTGCGTTCGTTTTGACTGGGATCGTGTTGATCACGTATGGATTCGTGCCGagtaagttttattaatgtataattcAACTTAGTACTCATATTCGGACAACATCTCTCTGTTTTTTATTCTTTCTATTGGATGGTATTTCTTtatctgtttataatatttaacaaaatcctTATTTTCCAGGTGGTAATTGGTCGGAAGCATTCTACTTGAGTGGTAAATTCTTTATTACCCTCGCATATAATTCCCTCTACATTTTCGCGGCTGAAGTTTTTCCAACTAACTACAGGACAACTTTATTAGCAATGTGCTCTACAATTGGTAGGATTGGGTCTGTGCTAGCTCCGCAGACGCCGCTTTTGGTAAGTTTTAAGTATTGGCAAATGGGGCATAACAGTTTTTTGGAAATGTCTTtccttgtaatatttttttcacaagaAATCAAATGGAAATATCTGTCGATCGTCCAGGATATTCGCAGACAGGCCAGATTGAAGATGCACACATATCGGGTTAGATCAGGTATACCAAGCATAAGAGTGCTTCTATACCATGCAAGGGTTCAAGCCGTGTTCAGATATAAATAACGACAGCGAAAGAAAGATAGCGAATGAACGTGGCAGAGACTCATAAAAGGTTCGCCGATATTTTCGAAAAGACCAAATAAGGGAAATTCATGAATGGGTATGCCACCGAAGACATTCCTTTAATGGCCCGCCTCATGTAGGTATGAGTGTGGACACAGCGGCAAAACCCGTGTGATCTAGACGCTTGTGAATGGAGAAGCCCGAGTAGTACATCAATAGGTACTGTCACAAACCAATAATACTCAGCCTTACCCCTGAGACATTGAGGCGTGATTATGTTTATGTAGTGGCTCAAACCAATGAGATGAGGTGTGACTTTATCTTGTACATAAAAGGTAAAAATGTATTCAAAagatattctaataataaagGGCAACTGGAATATTATAACTTCTACGAAAACTTCCACGACAGATGGTAATTGCGCtttgttgttttaacttttagcatgatattttcaattaaattgaaaaatatctttattaaccaataaaatataaaattattaaaactttcgcgagtcattattaaaatattttttaatacggctttactcacgtttttgtcggtgtcggtaccgactagtttgaCCGACCAACTTGGAAACCTGTGTTACAAAACGCGTTTCGAtataagacccatagtgccgatgatcatGTAGTTTTCAGGtttatttgtgtagttaatcccagaagtgagggttatcactttaaaaacataacaaattgtttagattagcaatagcgacatctcaagtcaaattcctaatattgaaatattggggttgagcagattttcgactgtaaagtagatcctgtagaacAAAGCATacgagattttataaacgatacgtcactcgaacggttggttcagttggaaagagcgttcgcacggaacgcgggaGGTAGCTTGTTCGAGCgttcccgcgtcgttcataaattttgttttcagttttatttatgtagataattttatattttttgttatatttcagACAAAATACTTCGAATATTTACCAACACTCGTATTTGGTATCATGGCAGCTCTGTCCGGTCTGTGCGTCCTAACTTTACCAGAAACTAACAACCTCGAGCTACCAGACTCGCTGAAGGATGCGGAGGCACAAGACAAAGGATACGTtcctaatattaataaagttacCGACAGTAAAactacattgtaataataatgtgatATTTGTATCTTAGTTGTGAATTTATTGAATGCAATCAGTTAGACACCAAATAGAGCAAACATCATTTTACACAGACTCTAGTGCCCATTGTCAATTTATGTGCTAACAGTGGCACTTGCGTAGGAAAGCGTCAAAATCCTTACAAACTAGTTATAGACATACAGAGTAACGTGTCTGATATGTGCAACAATTACGGTGTACATAGCTTTGCCAAAACACTTAAAAAATGCTATtactaaatgtttttaaattttacagtaactaataacaataatataaactaaattcTTAAATGCTCCCAAATCGtttgttttatactatataAAGAGTCATGAAACACGTCCAACTCAATGCGaccatttattaaattgtactCCTCAAGAATGCGCTAGACCGGGGACTGTAAGCCGAGATTTAATCTACACGGTGGGGTATGGAAAATTTTAGATACCTTAGCTCTTGGATACTTGTAAGGGACCTTAATCGCAATACGACTGACTCACAAtcattattcataaattttggttacaaatttaatttgtataatattattatgtatccaaatataatgtatatatgtaatCCAAAGACTGTCGGAATATTTTGCGagtgtatatttataatattatcttaagtaAATAGTATCTACatgtacaaaatatatacatagtaaGATGCAGTTCATGTAGATATATTGACATACGTTTATAGTTTTAATCCGTTTTTCGAAattcgagttttcatcagatctcgacgttttaaggtcgtAGGAAAGTTTCCTGACTACTCCCGCGATGttccgtacgtctgtatgtatatGTACGTGTGTGTGCATGcatgtatgtaaacctcttatgACTTTTGAACGGTtcgaccgatttcatcgcgCCCTTCGACAAGacttgaccaaacttagattttgaatacaatttggGCCGATTCGGACTggtagattttaagaaatctcaaaaaagtatgaaacattttttattatgtttgttttttggaataacttttaaacggctttaccgatcgattGAAAACTGTGtgaaaatcggtttattcaTCCAAAAGTAATtgcgatttaaaaaaattaaaatatttgttttaatttataaataatttttaaaggtGGATGTGGCTTCacactaatattaaataaatttgatttaggTACTTACTACTTACATtagtttttaagtaaaactttacTAACAGAGATATGGATCTGATCCgatcaatataataaatgtttttattttattttaattaaattattgttcgatcggagatctcttgccggagcaatatatctatataaactCTTAAACGGTCAAACACAATGTAGTAATCTCTTACAGAATATTAACCTTGCTGTCCCATATTCATTCCCATGGTTTAAAATCAAGAGAATTTTTCAAGTTCTCTCTGTAAAAACCAACCTGGGAGTTCAGGCACCTCTCGCtcgcgagtacaataagttgaacgataccaattcagaacttgatatattcggtaATGGGCTGGTCACATTCGAAGAAAGTGTTGTTTAACACTTAGCTGGTTCTCAATCAGCATTAGTCAAATAAGTAGATTATCTTTtttttcgtttccattatttcgattaataagttaaatttataattgatactttcatttcttattttgtttttattgtttaaatagtaTTAGATCTACTTTTCAGAAGTAATTGGGgagatttttttgtaatttt from Leptidea sinapis chromosome 16, ilLepSina1.1, whole genome shotgun sequence includes:
- the LOC126968804 gene encoding organic cation transporter protein-like; this translates as MEVEKDKEVSVDDILQILGPFGKFNMLNHIMILFPVLLAGMYSSVYNFEAMDLKYRCSVPECEEPSAVNFSIPHGLDGSPSRCRRFAPFYNNTLNDTCSPNYYDTSTEVPCDSYIYFEEHSIVKEFDLGCQDWKRSLVGTVHNAGFFISIPLSGLLSDRCGRRLAVVFASVACGVFGVLRAFSLNYPMFIVLEFLEPALGGGVYTACFVLAMELVGPKGRVFISLLFNTMFILGGVSVTTLSWWLQSWRYLLLVIYIPALPVFFYLWSLTESFRWLFSKGQFEEGINVLKKCEKFNKVTVPKDHYDQVEKQAMKKRDAMNYEISVTNQSALKQIFSSALIWKRLFICSFLWSSSTLVYYGLSINAIELSGNRYLNYIVVLLIEAPANVCKYICLDRFGRKKVIASAFVLTGIVLITYGFVPSGNWSEAFYLSGKFFITLAYNSLYIFAAEVFPTNYRTTLLAMCSTIGRIGSVLAPQTPLLTKYFEYLPTLVFGIMAALSGLCVLTLPETNNLELPDSLKDAEAQDKGYVPNINKVTDSKTTL